TTGTTGGTTCTGACTTTTATGATAGAGGTTCTCCATTCCTTGATTATCTGTTTTAAAGGAGGATCAGTAAAATGCTGACTGACATTCTAGACTCGAGTTGGGGCGTGAGTGTTTGGACTTGGCTTTTATTGTGGGTCCTGTGTGGAGGATGATCTGTTAGTCTAGTTTGGGGGCAGCCTGAGTATTAATACCAGTTAGGTGTTCTTAGTCTGGTCAGTGTGCCAATAAAGGTCTTCTAAAATAGTCTTGATTGTCAGAGTTCAGATAGCTCAGTAGAGCAGAACTATGAAGGAATTAATTACCATTAATTACTATGCAATGTTTCACTGTAGAGTTATTTGAGCATTGCTGGCATTTCTTGGACTTATTGAGAGTCTAAAGTCTCACTTTCCAAGGGAGAGGATCTATAAAATGGTAAAGGTTTTCAGAGCACTGCCTTTTAAACAGTTTTCTCACCGTTGATGTTATTTTGTTGTGGTACCTTTCTGTTTAGAACTGGCTGGCTTATCTCTGAGTCTCCAGTAGTGATGGACAAGAGGGTACATACCTGGTCATTCGCAAGTCTTCACTGTAGTGAGGGGGTGGGTGTGCTGAGGCTCCAAACAGAGAAACTGGGTGCAGGGACTTAGGCTGTAGGAAAGGCTCATTACTTCCGAAGTCAGCCCTCTAGCATGGCTTGTTCTTTATACTCTTCCCTCAGTCCCCTCTGCTGCTTGTTTTCAATCTTGGAGAATCTTGTAGTCTAAATTAGGTTGCTTTATTATTGTCTTAGAATCAGTTTCTGTATCtgttttttctttgaaaacatgGTTGTTCCTTTGCAGTTGTTTTCCTTATGGGCATACAGCTttttctctaaaaaacaaaactctttattgcttttttttttttttttaactgctttcAGAAAGGTTCAGAAGTAAATGTTTGAGCTGAGCCCAGGTCTCTACCCAGACAAACTATTCCCCCCTATCCGGGACTGCCTGTGACCCAGCACCTTTACTAAGCTGAGGCAGGCCGTGCTGGGTATATAGAGTACagatatctattttctttttgtcatcTGTGTATATGTAGCATGTATATGTTACCtgtgagtgtgtacacacacGTGTGAAGGCTTAAAGTTGATGTTAGGAATCCTCTTCCCTTGCTCTTCCACTTTCCtcattgaggcagggtttcagtCAGACCCAGGACTTGCCGGTCTGACTAGTTTTCCTCTGGGACTCCCACCTTTGCATTCTGAAGCTGAAGTTCCTGTGGCTCACCACTCCCACCTGATGATTACTAGGGTTCTGGATAGCCAAGCTGGCAAGCACTTCAGCACTGATCAGTCTCCCTGGCCTGAGACCTGGACTCAGGCTGCACCTTTCCCTACGAGCTTGTGACGCTTGCATCCCGTGATTTTCTCAGCTTTTTATCCTTTTGTTCTCACTGCCTTTCATTCTCCTTTTCCAGCCCTTCTCTCTGGCTGCTCCCTAAATGGCTAACTTTACCTGCGTTTTCCTGTCAGCATTATTTTTGTCTGTTCTGCTGAGGTATGAACTAGGGAGAACAGCTATACAACAGAAAGTTTAGAGTGCCAGGAAGGGAGTGCAGCATTCCTTAGACCAGCTTCTGGGCTCTGCTCTAGTTAGCTAGGTACTCATTGAAGGGCTTGTGGGACGTGGGAAGAAAACTAATGAGTCAGCTTTTTCTCTAgggtggggtttgggggtgggggccaTGGCCGTCCAGCAGCAGTAGATCACAGTTAAAGTGCGTATGTGTGAGTTCCAGTGCAAAGTGTAAATTAGATTCGATGACTTCAAACTAAACAGGAAGGGAGGTGAGCTCCTGAGCGTTCCTAATACTTGTGCTCTTAGCTCTCTTCTCACCAGCTGTCAGACTGCACATTTTTACCTTCCTTCTAAAGTATTTCAAACTAAAGAAATCTAAAACTGAAAATTTCCTACTGTTCCTCCTCCCTGGACTTTCTACTTTCGCCTCATCTCTTTCTTCCCCATTTTGCCTTCCCTGCCTGTGGTTGTAGCCTccttgcccacccccaccccctgtagAGCCCTGGTGGTTGATGGGAGTGTAGGGCATGTTGTTCTTCCTCGTGTGTTGAAGGGATGAAGgacagaaattttatttttattaacccaTTTGAGGCTAGGTCTTACTTTGTGGCCTGGCTGAccttggactcactctgtagatcaggatacCCTTGGAGTCAAgcattccctgcctctgcctcctgagtgctgggactgaaggtgtgtaTAACCATACCCACCATGAGAAGAAGATATGTTAACTTTGTTTCCTAGAAACCTGTTGATTGTGTTTCTTCCCTACTTAGGAATCTCTTAATATTTCTAGACCAGAATTCAAAATACTTAGGCACATGATCCATCATTGCatttcttcagtctttcttaCCCCGTCACACCATCACATGCATCTTTTTAGCCATTTCACATTTCTCACCTTTTCTTAATGTTCTGTGAAGTCCCCTTCCTTGCTCCATGTGTTTCCTCTGCCTGCATtggctctctcactctctgctctcCTCTTACACATTCCTTTAATACTCATTTTACATATTCGACTTCAGCCAACACTTCTTTGACCTatcagctggaggaagtaccttgTGTTCTACCAACACCTCTTCATTCCCTTTCTGGGCTTTGTTGTTTTAGAATTGTatgtttctgattttcttttcctttatctgCGTTCCTAGCACAGTATTTAGTTGtacagtaaataaatattcaGTGAATTAATAGCCTGAATTTGGTCTTGATTGTATACTGATAGGTTATCATACCCACTCTGAACTCAGTTCTTGCTACATTTTGTGAAGTAGACAGCCAGTAGATGATTTGAGCTTGTGGTGACTTGCATTGAAGATTAGTGTGATACATTCATCTTAAAGTTTCCTTTCAAAATAGTTTTCTATGTTTACCTGGTTAGAAATTATTCCAAGTGAATTCTTAATAGGCAGTATTTCCTTTAAATATTACTGTGAAAAATGAATAGAACTCGTTTGGGGAAAGTAGTTGAACAGTTTTGAAACATAATTTTAGGAAACATTAAgatttcttaaattctttctgaTTTTGGAATAAAAAGTAACTGTTGTCCTTTTACTGTGCTTTTAATATCCCAACAGATGTGATATAGGAAAACCCTTCTCTGCCTTAGGCAAAGAAAGGCATTTGTAATGTATCATGTGAGGAAAGGACTATTTGAATTCTCTGAAGAGATGTTTGGAATAGAATTACAATCCTATCCCTTAGTAGAATTAGTTATGATTTTCCTTAAaagtaattataattatataaaagatTTGACATTCTTCTCACTTGTATGATTTTGAGAATAAAAGGTATATTCAGAAGTAAACATTTATGGCCAATTTTTTTGGCTCAGATTACTATGACATGGAATCCATGGTCCATGCAGACACAAGATCATTTATTCTGAAGAAGCCAAAGCTGTCTGAGGAAATAGTAGTGACACCCAACCAGGATTCGGGGATGAAGACTGCAGATGCCCTTCGGGTCCTTTCAGGACACCTTATGCAGACACGGTagatggtttctttttcttgtgtaGCTACTGTGTGTGACTGTAGTGCAGGTCAGCTGTTAGTTCCCAGCTTCCCTGTTCCTGTAGCTCCCACTAGATGGTGCTCTCAGTGACTCACTGGCTAGGCCAACAGTAGCCAAATTCAGCTCTCAAAAATTCGAGTTCATCTTTCTTGTTCAGAAATccattaaatagaaataaaagctgAGTATAATTGAACTCTGTTGATAAGGGGTgtagtattttgttttaaatgtatacCCAAGGAATTGGACTTTAAAAGCTGGGTAACCCAAATCAGGAAATCCTTCTGCAAGGTGTTAAGGACTAAGGCTTGCGTGGTTCCTTCctaagaaagcagacagagtgTTCAGCAAAGAAATGTACAGATGAtaaaaatcacataaaaataaagccgCTGCCAGATGCTCTGAGCATCCATTCTaaggtgtttggtttggtttggttttggtttatttcCATGTTGATCCTATAAGGATCCCATGGACAATGGAGAGTCACAGTTGAGAGGATATTGTCACTATTAGTAAGTCCAGGCTAGAAGGTCACTGTGATGCTGCTGCAAGTGCTGTCCATGGCCGTTGTGTATTAGGATTCCACTTAGGCTGTATCAGGAAGTCATTCTAAGCCTATCGTAGTGAAGCAAGCGCAAAGCAAAGGTACTCCTTTGTTACTACAGTTCTGCGGAAGAGGACTTTAGGAGGCTCAGCATTTTGTGTTCGTTTCCCTAATTCTATGGTATTTTTTATCTGTCTGGCAGAGATCTTGTACAACCAGATAAACCTGCAAGTCCCAAGTTTATAGTGACGCTGGATGGTGTCCCCAGCCCCCCAGGATACATGTCAGATCAAGAGGAGGAGATGTGCTTTGAAGGAATGAAACCCGTAAACCAAACTTCAGCCTCAAACAAGGGACTCAGAGGTCTCCTCCACCCACAGCAGTTGCATTTGCTGAGCAGGCAGCTTGAGGACCCAGATGGTAGCTTTTCCAACGGTGTGTTGAGAGCTCAGACTTTGCCTTCTCAGCCCACTGTCATTGAGAACGGAGTCTTGGCCTGTGATATCTTGAGTGAATATTGGTTTGAGGCCTCGCTTATATTTCTGTTCAGTAGCCTGTTTTCTTCTGTCATACAAAGCCACCAGTTGAATTTCATACTCCCTCTGTGCTTGTTTCACGGGGTTCTGTGATGCTGGTGATACGATGAAGCTCAGTCAGTGTCATCTAAAACACCTTTTATTATGATTGCTGAAGGATGAACTATCATTCTTGATGCATTGACCAGCAACAATCTCTCATAGTTAACTTGAGAGAAAGATGGATTTTGATTTTGGTGTTTCCTTGGAAGGGATTTCTTACCTAATTTGGCAGGACACTTTTGAAGTATTGAAAGACCTCATGTGGCAATTGATCCTGGATAGTACTCAGAGGAACTCAGTTCAGACAGTGCCTACCTTAGGAGCCTATTGTGTTTCCACCGCTCCTCACCTCGCACACACCAGTCCTTTACcttcattttgtcatttttcgtttggatttatatttatgtgagcattttgcctgcatgtatgaatgtgtagcagtacatgcatgcctgctgctgtgtcagatcccctggaaatagTTACATGCAGCTGTGAGCTTCcacaggggtgctgggaactgaacctgggtcctctgcaagagtagccagtgctcttagccactgagcgatctccagcccccacccataCTTTTCACTCCTGATTTAGATACACCACATCTTAAGCAGGAGAGTTAATTACTAACTCCTAAAAACGAACAAATTCAAGGAAAAACCAGTAAATTTACAAGTGTTTCCTAAGTAATCCTTTTCTTTGCAGAGACATAAAAGATACATTGATAACGTTTCTTCATCCACCAAAAAATATGGTAAACTAGAACAGATGAGTCTGTGAGCAAGAAACACTTGTAAGAGGCTATTCCTGCTTTAAGTCTATCATGGGGGTATAGTCTTGGTTGTGGAGTGAGCTGTAGTTGTGACCTCAGGCAAAAcaaaatttgaaaggtaaaaaCTGCAATAGGCAGTACACATTTCTTGACTCTGCATGCTTTGTCTAACATTAGGAAGGCTTGGTGTCACTGCTCTCAGTTGTCGATTTGATAGCTTAACACTTAGCTCTATTAAGACCCATTTCCATTTAAAGGTGAGTTTCCATGCTTGGGCTTGTTGGTATATGGGAAGAAGCAGTGACTGGGTACCATGCCAGTCATGGGTCTGCCTATTTTGTGTGAGGGATGTGGCCACTGTGGATGAGTAGAGTGCTTCCTTTGCCACTGTGAACTCTTCAGTTAAGTGTGGGGATGAAGCTCTACACCCTGGAAGGTGTGTCTTCACCTAGCGCAAGCGGGGAGTTGAAGCCTCTCTTCGGGTTGCTTATTTTGGTGGAGGTGTTTGAGAGTGCTAACCAACCGCACCATCTATGTTAATACACCCCCACTGAACATCATATGGCATCACATTACAGCTTTCAATACACAGTGAATTTGCCTCTGGAAATTTAAATTTGAAGTTTTAtcatatataaagtaaaatatcagCATAGGAAAATAAGAGCCATGACTTATATatattgttccttttttttttttactaagagaAAATCGCCTTGTAACATactttactactactactactactagtactattataatcattattattattattatcattattattattttgagtagCTACTTCATTTTTCTGGCTGCATTGCTCTTTGGATCTAGTCTTCCTTTGTTCTAGGTCATCATGTCTTGTATATGTAGCAGTGTGGGGCAGTTTTCTTTGTAGTGGTGGGACAAAGATCATCTACAAGTGAGTGAGGTTCCCTTCCCAATGCTGTTGGGGTTTCTTTAGAAATTCTTTTATATCCTATGTTGAAAATAAgttactttctgtttttcttattttgttgccTAGGAGAAGAAGCCCAGGGCCTTATGGGTGCCCAGGGCCTTAAGCATTCACTGCTGGACTGACTCCCAGTCCTGCTCTTTTTAAAGTAGTATAGAAATTTGTATCAGGCGTATTGTGGTCATTACTGAAGCTCCTGTCTCAGTAACGTGGTCACCACATGATGCTTTTTGTGCCAAGTTCTTCTGTCGGGAGGGCAGACATTGGGTCACTAGAGCAGAAATATCGCCTTTTCACATAATCTGATTCTGAATAAGGTGAGTTTCACAGATAGAAGATTTTTGCCCAAGCTGTCTAGATGAACTACTAATATGCAAAGCCAATCTGACCTACTAGAGCTTGGACACCCTGCTGCTGTCTAGCCAAGTGAGAGTTGGCTTCATAAACAGTAAAACCTAACAATGATATCTCAGATCAGAAGGTAGTGGATTATGGTCTTCATGTATAAAGTTATCTGCATCCTAAATTAGTTTCGTATACACGTCATAGGAAAAGTCCCATTCTCCTGCCACAGTATTTGGGCATGACTTAATGCAGACAGTGAACTCCATGGGTAAGGCTTATTTCCAGGCCATAGTCCTAGTCTGTCTACTTCTGCCACATAGCATCTTTCACTCAGCCAGACTTCAGACTAGCTGTTAGAAGACCttctctagggctggagagatggctcaacggttaagagtactgactgctcttccgaaggtcctgagttcaaatccctgcaaccacatggtggcttagaaccatccgtaatgagatctggcaccctcttctggagtgtctgaagacagctacagtgtacttacaataaatcaataaatcttaaaagaaaaaaaaaagaagaccttCTCTATTCTACCCCCATCCCCAAGCCCATAGGCAGTGTCATTTGTTGGCTCATCTTCTGTAAAGCTGTTTTCCCCTTCGATATCAGGGTGATTTTAGTGCCCAGACCTTTACTGACTATATATACTTCAGTGATTTGGAATAATTTCTTATTTGGACACTTGTCATTTGCTAGAATATGAAAATTATTCtcattccttatcagcttgtttttagcttcatttttaactttggtatcttttacttctgtatttcAGTTCTGAAGTGAGACTGAAACTTACTTAGGACTTTATGACAACTCTGGTCTTCTTTCTGCTAGCTTTTAGGTTCCAGTACTAGGATTGATTGGCCATATCACTTGGGGTTATTTTTCAGGGCTACAAACATTAAGGAATATAAAACTTTGAGATTGGGGTTTGGGGCAGATTTATTGCATAGACCTTGTACTGAAAGCCTAATGAACAAAATGGTCTTAATTCCTTTTTGAAGCCGAGATGACTGACCTGAGTGTGGCACAGAAACCAGAAAAACTTCTGGAGCGCTGCAAGTACTGGCCTGCCTGTAAAAATGGGGATGAGTGTGTATACCATCATCCCATTTCACCTTGCAAGTGAGTAGTAATATCCAGTGGTTATTTCCATAGTAATCTCTACATCCTACCACCTCTCCTGTTCACCTCTGTAGAGGGTTTATCAGTAAACACGATTCTTGATACCTATCATAACCATCCCTGGAGCTTTGTGGGTTTTGAAAATGTTGTGTGTTTGGTACCTGGGATCCTGAAATGTCTGGGTCCCTTGGTATATCAAGTGTAACTATACAGTTAGTATATATTTGTTCAcagatatctattttatttagatTGGGAATAAATTGAGTTATGTgagtaatgaaaaaaatattctagATGTGGATTAGTTTTCCTTACCAACTGTTTGATTTAATGACTGGACTGTGTCCATGTTTTCACTGTAAGTACATGTAGTAGCATGATTCAGTATGTAAAGACTAAGTATGACTCTTACAGTACAGTGCCTTGATCAGAAATGTCCTTACTGTTTTAAAATCTACTTAAGAGAGATGGGTcacactggttaagagcactgtctgcttttccaggGGACTAAGGtacaattcccagtacccacatcgcAGCTCATACAATTGTctgactccaattccagggaatctgacatcctcacacagacttaacatgcaggcaaaacatcaatgcacataaaaatgttaaaaagtcaTAAAAGGAGAAGTGGTGAAATCTAGGTTTTGGCATTCTGTTAAAGTAGAATGACTCAAAAtctattttatagtgtcttgccTTGAGTTGCAACATGTTAGACTTCTTCCAGATCTGAAATACACTTGTGTTCTATTTTGGTATTTAGTATCATTTAACAAAGTACTAGTTGCCCCGCCCTACTCCTCACCCCCACCACAGAGTATTGAAGCCAGAGCTTCATGTTTATCAGGGAAGTACTCCATGGAACAGTGTTCCTAGTCCATTATTACTGTGTATGTGAGACAGGCAGACTAGatatcacatgtgtgcaggtgcctccaggggccagaagagggcattgaatcccctgaagctggaggtcCAGGCCTCCAGCTACCCAGTGTTGgtactgggacctgaactcaggtcctttagaagagcagcagGCGCTTGAAAAacctgagctatctttccagccgggcatggtgttTGTGAAGTCCCTCTAAAaagaacccccccaccccccccaaaaaaccctaagtcATTGAgatgttaaatataaataataattgtttttgttttatagagcCTTTCCCAACTGTAAATTTGCTGAGAAATGTTTGTTTGTGCATCCAAATTGTAAATATGACACAAAGTGTACTAAAGCAGATTGTCCCTTCACTCACATGAGTAGAAGAGCCTCGATACTGACTCCAAAACCAGGTTAGTAACTTTGTGCAGTTATAGTCAGgtcaaaaagaagaaaacgaCATTTTCTGGCTCTAAGTGATaggaaacaacaaaagaatagttTTAGAAATGATTTTAGTATTTAAAGAACAAATCTGCCTTTCTTACAGAACTCTGCTATATTTTATCTTGACTGATAAAACTTGTTCTAAATTAAATGATACTAACCTTACCAGTAACTGCATTAAAAGATGTTGTTGCCAAAATAGATTTGAGCATTGTTCACTCTGATTGTCAGTGTCGTCACCAGCACCGTCTTCTAATGGCCAGCTCTGCCGTTACTTCCCTGCTTGTAAGAAAATGGAATGTCCCTTCTACCACCCAAAAGTA
The nucleotide sequence above comes from Mus musculus strain C57BL/6J chromosome 12, GRCm38.p6 C57BL/6J. Encoded proteins:
- the Zc3h14 gene encoding zinc finger CCCH domain-containing protein 14 isoform X6 — translated: MKMSSRFSSPSLPVFLSPEPADLGSLTSASCSLNELGNISYLLRKIATDINEMKGMKAAILTVEANLFDLNVRVSQNEAKISSLEVKMNEYLTSTSECNRQLEDFQERLEFESQSETTDANLIGFLTEVEKGTQQRQLLSRLQIDPVMVETMEMSQDYYDMESMVHADTRSFILKKPKLSEEIVVTPNQDSGMKTADALRVLSGHLMQTRDLVQPDKPASPKFIVTLDGVPSPPGYMSDQEEEMCFEGMKPVNQTSASNKGLRGLLHPQQLHLLSRQLEDPDGSFSNAEMTDLSVAQKPEKLLERCKYWPACKNGDECVYHHPISPCKAFPNCKFAEKCLFVHPNCKYDTKCTKADCPFTHMSRRASILTPKPVSSPAPSSNGQLCRYFPACKKMECPFYHPKHCRFNTQCTRPDCTFYHPTITVPPRHALKWIRPQSSE